The DNA segment ACCCTTTTCTGCCAACACTTCATGCAAAATTTGAAGCTCATCAATACACATGTTTTGTCATGGATTACTGCCCAGGTGGCGACTTGTTCACGCTTCAGCAGAACCAGCCAGATCTTCACTTTAATGTCTCCACAGCAAGGTAATTTAGCCACaccaaaaatcttttcttttcttttctttttcaagaatgatatattattattataagtcATGTCACAGATTCTTTGCGGCTGAGGTGCTTGTTGCTCTTGAATATCTGCATATGATGGGGATAGTGTATAGAGACCTGAAGCCAGAAAATGTGCTTATTCAAGAAGATGGACACATCATGCTCACTGATTTTGATCTCTCTCTTCACTTGGAAGTTCACCCCACTCTTCTTAAACAAGTTTCCAACAATAGGATCATAAAGAAGAATAAGCCAATGCTGTGTTGCAGCGATTCATATGGTTATGAGCATATAGGTACTAGAAGCACTAGGAAGAAAGCTAGCATTATTGGTGGTGATGGCCATGCACAACAGATTGAGATTTCAGCTGAGCCTAACAACGGAAGATCACATTCTTTTGTTGGAACTCATGAGTATTTGGCACCAGAGGTGATCTTGGGATTAGGCCATGGAAGTGCTGTGGATTGGTGGGCATTTGGTGTGTTCCTCTATGAGCTCTTATATGGAGATACACCTTTCAAAGATGCAACAAGCCATGACAAAACAATGAACAACATCCTCAGGAAACGGTTGAGTTTCCCAAGATCAGGAACAATAACACATTCCGGGGAGGATATTGCCAAGGCAGAGGATCTTATTGGGAAGCTTCTTATCAAGAATCCAAAGAAAAGAATGGGATACAACAGTGGATCTTGTGAGATTAAGAGACATGAGTTCTTTCAGGGGATTAACTGGGCCTTAATCAGATCAGTTAAACCACCTCTTGTTTTCAAGAACAAGTCTGCAGGTCAACAACCTCATCAAATACCCTTCTTCTGATCTATTCTAGAAATATTATATGTAATATCTTTGTGTACATCTTTTTAACTTTGGTATTACAAATAATTGATAagtaatttatcttttatatcataaaaGAAAAGTGCTCAAGAAAAACAAACATAAAACATGGTTGTAAATATCATTTCCCATTGTTTTCTGCATAATCGCTTGAAAGTGAGAGTCGCGTTATATTGTAGGTGAAGACTCATGCAGTTGTTTGTTTTCATGCGAAATTGATAGTTGAGAACAGTTAGATATTGATTTGTCAAAtcatttaacaatttttaaatgtAACTTCCCATGAAAACAATTGCATGTGAGTTTTCACCTATATAATATCACGAATCCAAGTAAGTATACGAAAAATGAGTTCATagtaaaaaagtatatataatcTAAGGTTATAATTACGTAGATACTAGAAGACAAGACCAGTTAGTTGATAATGAGTTGAGTGAATAAAACTTGTGGTGATAGACATACAAATATGTATAACGTGACAGATATGATGATGTTGcctgttgttgttattgtttacAAATCGGTGAATGTTGATGTTTCTTTTATCGTTTTTGTGTGACATAGTGAGAGATGCAGATCTCTTTCCCGATCAGTACGTAAAATTAATAAGGTAGGTGACTTTGTACCCAGAAAGTTAAGGCATGCAGTAGAACCattgaatatattaaaactAACGTATACGTGCgtattatgtattattattaatgcATATAGGTATGAATTCAATACGCATATAGTGCTATACTTAATTAGAAGTAGTTTTTTTGTGTATTCTTGAATTGAATGAAGAGTGGATGCATGTCTAATGttaagaagacaaaaaaaaaatgttacgaTAATTTAGGGGTGTTATCGGTTCGGTTTGATTCGGTTTTGGATCAAAAACCAATCGAACCGATATGTTTAATTCCTACAGATACACAACTATTCGGTTTGTTGTTTTTACAACGATCGAATCGAACCGAACCGAATCAATAGCAGTTTGGTTTGGtcggttttttcggtttttaatttttaataagtaaAATATGAATCACAATAACTAGAAGTTTAAAATAgtcaataaactaaaataataagagtaaaatattaaaatggtTAGGGGTTGGAGGTTTTTATTATtaggttaaaagttaaaatgatTAAAACATTGATATGGACGCATAttttcggttcggttcggtttggtttcATTTCTATCGAGCCAACTAAAAACTGAACCGAACCGATCGGTTTTGttataaaaagaacaaaaaaaccgattttttcgatttttaagtCGATTGTTGTAATTTTCGATTCGGTTTTGTGATAATTTTTGGTCCGGTTCGATAACTTACACCCCTACGATCATTTATGAATAGTAAATAAGATatgttctatttttttcgttaatattttttttttgttgccaAATATGAAGAGAAGACAAAACGAAATAAGTAAGGGTGTACATCAATATCTATCAAATAATGAATCAATGCATTGCATTGGCCCTCTAATGACTTGAGCATTTCTGAAACTTCCAAAAGGAAAAGGCGACCAGCAGATATATATATTAGACCTTATGATACTGATAGGGGGGATCAATATAATTTGGCAAATCAACACAAGAGAAAATGCTAATGAAATTTctattatattaaaaagataaaagatagtATGGAGTAGGCTAAAATTGGTAACGCCGGACATTCTCCCATATTAATGCAAATGCCGAATTTAAGGCAGAATGTGGGGCATGTCTTATGAGTGGTGGTGTGTTTTTGGTCAGAGGAATTCAATAGTGAAGAGGTAGTAAATGCTTttggtagggttagggttgtgGACAACTTGCTTGTCATTCTTCAATTGTCACCATACAAATAAACCTGTGCAGCTGTGCTACTTGGGTTATCATCAATAATTGTGCTCACCTCCTCTATTAACAATTTCATTTATTTCTTCCATCTCATTGTTTCAACCCAACCTCGTATCTCTAGCTAGTATTAATGGACTAGGGCATTTAGCTTTTACTACGATATTGGGCCAATATGTTTTGGGCTAATTGGATCAATTTGTAGAAGTTGGATGTAAATGCAACTAAACAGAAGCTATAGCCCACAAGCCCTTCTTAGTGAAAAGGCCTTGCTTCTTCCCGGCCTAAATTACATGATACTTATAAATAATTGTTGAGGGAAACAGGCAGGAATtaatacaataaataaataaccaaCTTGGTTCgtcgagtggtcagctcactcatccgcttaagcaagtgtcgacGGTTCGAATctcgccttgtgcatgcagtaaATCATTGGCCAGCGGCAGAAGATACTGTgggcaaccaaaaaaaaatacaataaataatattttttttatatggagaCCAAAAagctaattaaatatttaaatggaGAACCATGTTGGGTTAGTCTAATGGTTAGCTCACTaatccgcttaagcaagtgttggAGGTTCGAAATACCGCGACGGATTAACCATGTTGGGTTAGTCTAATGGTTAGCTCACTaatccgcttaagcaagtgttggGGGTTCGAAATACCGCGACAGATTAATTCTTGACCGGTCAGATTGGGAGATActgtggaaaacaaaaaaaataatggagaataaGTGTACAAATAATGTTGTTGTTTTACATTTAGTTAATGAGAAACGGAGAGAAAACAGAGTAGCTCAATGGTCTTAATCTAGCAACaagtataattaaaaagatGGTCAAATTGAGGCTGCTTATTGTATTTATATCATCATCAACGTCACCTTCACCTAACTTTATTGAAACTCACCATTCGCCTTATCTTTTTCTCTGGCTTTCAATATATTCACCATGTGTTAAGGTAACCTAAATATAATCTAATACAATGCTAGGTAtacattaaaatacaaaatatacattaaattatagatatatttatatataaatatattataattaattttagtaactaattttgaTGTCTagatcttattttttaatctaatataTACAATCTTGCAAACCAGctatttatatatcattatacATAGTTACTTACTTTTTCAATACATGTATATGTTTTCTCTCTCATTTTATTGAGCATTCTCTTCATCACAGTTCTCTCTGAAGCAAATACTCTGTTCTTTATTATTGGTAATGAcatgtataataataataattgaggTTGTGGTTTGAGACCAAAAGTAGTTAACATTGGATCCCTTTTCACCGAGTGTAAATACATACTATACCTTAAAAATGGATGCTACCATTCAAATTTCGATGAGACCGATAGCTATAGCAACGCTCCAAACAAGGCTCTGCAGGATTTCCTGTCTTTCTAGCACTGTCATACTATCAATAACTACGTGAGCATTAATGGAAGTAtaatccaacacaacattcataaTAAACATTGATTGGATCATGATAGTAGTACTTTGAGTTTTGAAATGAGAAGATTTAGAACAACGAGATAGTGCAGGAAATTAATTAGCTATGCATGCCTACCTATGCAGGGAGCAAAGAACTAATAAACGAGTTAAGGTAACATTAATTAAAACGGTACATGACTTGGTaggtttttaaataaaaaattagattatcTAGATAATTAATGACTTTTTTAAACAACATGAATAACAACCTTTAAAATTGGTCTAATTCAACTAAAATACACTATACTACAGATTACtcacctaaatcttaatattaaaataatcatccgcatacctaatgaattgaacatctgATATATTCATTGttcatattgtttaatatttacattgtctacctatacttttcttaaataattttatataaaaaaatataaataaacaatataaatggtaaacaatgtaaataataatttaaaaaaaagattaaattaaaatttaactaatttgtATTTTTGGAGATAATATCATTTGATTAAAGTtatcagtaaaaaaaaatttataaaaattattcaaaattcaagTAGTTCTCAGTATATTTGTTAtacatttattaaaaaaattacaaatctttcactaataataatgatatttttattaaaatatatttaacaagAATGATGTATAACCAAAAATACaacaaattaaaagttttatGAGTAACAGCATAATtataagatattatattatatgatttatattgaagtgaatcaatttaaaattttattcgaAATTTGATTCAAAATCCGATTTAATCGTGTAATTTGTTAGAAATAAGATCAAATTTTTGAGCagttatcaaatttaaatttggatTGGAAATTTGTGGAATCTTTGTTGGTGGGACCCAGCAATGGAagtatagagagagagagagagagagagagagagcagcTGTAAGCTTGAACGCACGCAGCAACGTtggttcattcattcattccatGTTCTCTTGTCTTCTTCCGGTAGTTGCTACTTCTTTCTTTCATTCAATCCTTCAACTCCGATCAATTTTCTCTTCTTAATTCCTTCCAATGGCTTCATGTGAGTCCTCTTCCTGCTTTGCTTTCTTCTCCTCACTTTATTTTTCACTTCTCTGCTTTACCTTTCATGCCTGCTCGATccttttgctgttcttctttgaattctcaCCGATTGTGGGGCTTGCCTGCCCATTAAAGTCTTCAAATTTGATGCATGCATGCCTCAAATACTTCATTTGTATTAGGATTAAGAAGCCATGCATAATGTGTTCTTTTGGTGCCTTAACCTACATACAAAAATGGGTTTtgatttgacttttttttttaatatgctcATTGGTTTGCTCGTTACTCAATATTAAATTTGTTTTCTTGGGAGTCACAATTGAGTTTGcattcttattttctttgtaaAACAGCATGACCAATCAGAAAGTTATTCTAATGAAGCAATCATAACATTAGAATAGATTTACTAGGATTAGAATCTAATTTGTTTggattcaattttaaattttaaatttaaatttaagtttaaatttaaattgtcaTCTTTTGATTAGTTTTTAGGGTAAGCAGCctttggttcaaaacaactTCCATTCAGATTACTAACTTCATTTATAAAGGAACCAGGTTATTGTTGATGCCACTAGACATTATTATTAGTATCTTTCCATCTTCGTTTGAGAAAGAAAATTGTCTCCAATTCGTCAACAACATGATGAGCTGTaagaattttttggaatttGATGTTGTGTTTGCAATCTAGAAGCTTGTCTTGTGTGTCTTACTGAATGTACTAGTTAGAATTTTAATGTACACATGTAATTTGTgtcatttatttatatacagGTAGCTTAGGGGCCCCAAATAATAAGTTATTGAACTTGCAATTTGGTGGAAGAAGAGTTGGATTCTTGCAAGGATTTGGTGCAAGAAGTTGGATCAGTAGGAAGCCAGTGCAGCACACTGCTTTGGTTATGCAGCAACAGTCAGTTAAATCTTTAACTGAATCTACTGCTCAATCAATAGAGATCCAATGTAAGTTGTTTCATTTGTTTCTTCTAAATACTTCTTGCAAAAACTTTTATCTTGGTTTATGTCACATGGTGAGGCTTTCATGCATTGCTTTTATTGATGACAATACATAACAGCTATTACAAGATCAGAAGATTCTTCTGAAGATATTCATTCTTCCGGTGTGTCGAGTGAGCTTGTCCCTAAGTTTCATGAGGTCAGCACTTTGTGTATAatcatcttctttttatttagtCCTCGTCTATGACCTTATATGGTGATTTAGCTACTTTGTTGGATTTATCTTCTGCATCTTGCATGATTATGTGGCCACTGATTTTAAGTCTATATTCAGTTTCCCATCCTCGATTCGACCTGTAATTCGATATGTTTGTAGGTGGAGTTCTTGCTCAACACAATATGTGACTCAAGTTCAGTTGGGGAATTTGAATTAAAAGTAAGCAGAGTTATTGGCCTATAGATTTTAATCTcccatataatataattttcattCTCTTCCCTGAGGACATTAGGAGTTCTACATTAAATCTTGCTTcttattgttgttttctttttctattgcACCTTTCAAATGATACCAGCTTGATGGATTTCACCTGCGTGTAGTGAGGGGTTTGagtgagaaaaataaaactgtACCTCCTCTAACTCCTGCTAGTACTAGTGTAAATACCATCACAGAGGCACCAAAATCAAATGGATTGGCTTCTAATTCTGCATTGTCATTGGCCATCTCAAAGCCACTACCTTCTCCAGAGTCTATCCAGAGATTCCTAGACAAAGCAACAGATGAAGGATTGGTAATAATTCAGTCTCCAAAGGTAAGAATCTAAAGCACATTTCTTGTAGCAATTTAGCATTTCTTTCGATGCACTCTAAAACCATAGAGCAGGTTGGTTTCTTCCGGAGATCTCGAACCATAAAGGGGAAACGCACTCCACCAGCATGTAAAGAGGTACAGTTGTTTAAGCCTTTCAGAGTTCAGTCTAAACCATGCAATTTGCTGCtgcttttttaaatttcttgctgACAGCACCGGCTAGAAATTCGAAATActtgattaataattaagattATTGATTGTGATGAAATCCATACTTGCTGACAGAATCAAAAGGTTGAGGAGGGACAAGTGATTTGTTTCATTGAACAGCTAGGCGGCGAGCTGCCAATTGAGGTAACGGTCGTGACTCGAAATGTAGCCTTGCCTTTCTGAATTCCCATGATGCCTTGATTTATGAGTCAGCTTTGCAATCAGTAATGTTGTTAATATTTGTTTCCAGTCTGATGTATCAGGGGAGATCATCAAGATACTGAGAAAGGATGGAGGTTAGTTACCTCAATTTGTTTTTGTCATTTTAAAAGAAGAGTCTTGTACTCTTATAGTATATTAGTATGTCTCtgcaaattgattttttttttattatttattttgcagaACCGGTTGGATATGGAGACCCAGTTATAGCTGTCTTGCCATCATTTCCTGGAATAAAGATTCAATAATTCATTGTATCCATTGCAATGCTGTAATTATTATCTTAGAGATTTTTTAGCAAGCAATATTGTGGTGCGGTAAATAGCAAATTTAGAATGATGTAAGGTTTTTGCAATGCTTTATCACAATTTAATCATGTTTAGTACTTGCAATCCTTTTGCCAATTGCTTCCTAACGAAAAGAAAGCTAATCATATTATTTCTGATTAATTAACATGCGAGAAACCTACttcaatacaaataaaaaaaataaagttatattAGTTTTGAATTTCGATAAACAAACGCATGACGGGTAAACTATAAATAAAGAGCTTGAgcccaaaacataaagcatgTTGAGAGAGGGTATTTTGGTCTTTCCAGAAAGGAAAGGCGCCATTTTGAGTGTTGTTGCGATCAAATCAGATGGAGATGGAGATGGAGGACTTGAATTGGAAGAAGAAGGGCACCATGTCAGTGATGGGAAGCAGGTACAAGACAGAGCTTTGCAGGAGATTCATGGCGGGCACCTGTGGGCTTGGCTCAAAATGCAAGTATGCCCATGGGCTTTCTGAGCTCAGAGGAGGATGCCCTAAAGTTTGCAGAATGTTCTCTCAGTACAGAAACTGCTCCTATGGCCACACCTGTCGCTTCCTTCACTCATCATCAACAATCACCACCTCTCACTTCCTTCATCATGCTCAACCACCAGGTCCCCTTAATTGTATTCTTTCACTTTTGAGTTTGTGATCATCATTTGGGTTTTCCCTTTTCAATAAAAAGAACGCATTTTTGTTGCCCATTTTTTGATTCAGTAGAGACTTGGTTTTGGGTGTTGCAGAATTCAGGCCAATGCAAACAACAAGTGCTACAAATGCCTCAAGCAGCATATTGGcaactgatgatgatgatgatgatgttgatgaaCCACCACCATGCAGAGTGAAGTGCATTTTCAAGGATCATGAACTCCAAAGGATCAGTCGCATCTATGCAGATTGGATCTAAAACTAACAACAGTTTACTTTGCTTTTAGCCTCACCAGAATTGCTATGAGGATATGCTTAACTAGCAAGTATTTTGTGCATGTATGAATACTCATTTCTTTGTATAAAGCCTCACAATTTAGTACACTTTATGTTCTGTTATATACATACCCCTTTAGATTCTAGCAGAGCATACTTCAATGTATTAGCTCAAAAGAAGAATGGAATGTTCCACACAAATTATATCAAGAATTATTATAGATGATTCCGGGGATTCCTCTGCAGAttttgtagtatataatatataaagacACAAGGGTTCTATAAGAACAAACAACATTGATTTTTCACAGAATGAATGCATTCTCTTATAGTACTCAACACACACCCTTGGCTTGATTACAATATTGGTAAATACAAAAAGTTTGCACAATACCAATGACATCAGAAGAATGTTGTTGCTGCATAATGCAATGAACTACAAGAGTTAATTTCTATTGTTGTTCATGTATTATCGCCAGAGGATCTTGATCTTACCCATTTGATAGTTGATCTGGCCAAGGCATCCATGGGATCAATACATCTCTTGAGAAGAGGATCGTCTTGGGGCAAGAGCGCGCGCATGTCTTCAGAAGCAAGGATAACAGAGTTAACAGCCCTCACCAGAAGAACCTGAAGTGCAATTCTCAATAGGTTGCATGCCCCTTCAATGTCCTTTCTGTCCAAGGCTTCAGTTGCAGGTATCACTGTGTGTTCCATAGTTGCTTTATCAGGCAGAACAACCTCAAAGCCCTGCATATcatatgaatttcaatttctatTGCTTGTCAAAACAATTCAACCTCCAAACTACAGTGCAGAGTTGTTCAATGTGATGGAAGTTAAAGTAATTAGTACAATAAATCATTCAACAAGTAGGAATCAAATTTCACTCTATAAAAGAGAGTAATTGATAAGTGAAGAAAATGGATCTTCAAAGATATGATTGCAAATGGAAAGGAGGGAACTCACTTCACTCTGCAGCTTCTCCTGATAAAAACCAGCTTCCAGAGTTGGATTTGTGGCCAGCACTCCAATCCGCAGAGGACTACCAGCTTCAAGTGGTTTTAACTTAGCTTCCTTGAGCTCCTTGGCAACACACTCAGCCATGTGAAGAACAGGAACAGAACATCCTATAGACACTTGTTCATACCAACAATGTGATATGTTACAAGGCATCACTATGCAACGAGCACCAGATTTCTCCAGAAAAGCCCTTTTGTTTCTAAGGTTCTGCACAATTGGGGAAGAAGAATCCAGTTTGAGAGACTCAGATTTCTTACTTGTGGCAGAGACAAAGTGACCCCTTTCATAGGAGAGAAGGTCCTTATTCAAGAGAGGATCTGAGCAAAGAAGAAAAGGAATGGAATGTCCTCCATGCAAGTGGACAAGTTTTGTGAGGAAAGTGAGGGTGGCATCAACAGAGAGGCCTCCAATGATACCAAGGGTGGTGCCATGAGTGAACAGAGGAGTAGAAGATGCAAGCTTTCCAGAATTAAGGTTCTTGTTAGCTTGAGGAGGAGAGAATCTGGCACCTTCATCTGCATTCAAGATAAGTGAAGAACACAGGTTCCTAGGTGTACTCAAGGTGTGGAAACAAGACATATTAATTCAGCTATCAAACCCAAACCCTGGACTCAATGAAGAAGAAACCCAAACCTTAAAAAGACAAAGTTAATGACAGTAAACTATGATTAATGATTGAGAGACAGAGAAGTGAGGGAGGGATGAGGGTGGCATCTGCCACACTCTAATCTCTTCTCCACTGGGCTCCACCACTTGCATTGGTCACACTtatattcattattattattattattattcaagatAAGCCAGATTTCCCATCAGAtcagataagaacaaggaatctGGAAGaattagaatattaattaatgtatGATATACTCATACTAACAAGAAATCAGCCATATGAAATGAATTTATTACAGAAACATTGTTATGGCAATCCTTTTTTATGGTCACGGCAATATGTGATGATAATGTTAATGGctatgataatttaattaaagtCTTAGGAAATATCGATTTCCAATGTATTACCTTGGGGATCCATGTTCTCCCACTGCTTTGCCCATAGATGCTAGCTTACCTACTTTCAATAAcacaattattaatttattatagtcTTCTCTTCAACATGTTTGTTGACCAAACCAAACTCatgtattattaatttattataattattactaCTGTTTTATGCTTTCTTCAACAGCCTGACCAAAGTATTCATTCAATCCTTGTGCATTGTTGTTCtcttaaaatattcttttatattccttctcaaataaagtatcaaaccaaaatacatatataaaatataaaatttcttaATTATCTTATGGGAACTTTTTTTAAGgctttaattttatctaaacgAGATTAAGGCCCCCTCTTTTTTTTGGAGTTAATATGAGCATCCGAGGAAGCCCCGATATATGATGGACATTGTGGATGTGGATGTGGATGAATTAGAGAAGAACCTCCTTGAAAAACTCACTTGTTACATAATGATTCTAGAAAGTTTTTACAACGAAAAAACTCAGCATTGGACTATTATTGTCTATGAGACACATATGAATTCTAACACAGTTGAAGAATCTGttgtctatttttattatttttactttttctcttctcttctttaattatttaacaCAGCATGGATGGTTCAATTCTAAAATTTCGGCTCATCATTTGACTAATACACTCGAGTCTTGATGAAGCAACCGTAGTTTTGACTTTAgatttcaaattatataaaaaaaactctaTAAAAGTAAATGGCCTAAGCGTATAATGTGTATAATAGAGATttaggaagtattagagatatgactATTAGTGTTATATTGTCTTGTTAGGTTacgtttttgggatgagtgggttcatgacatggtattagaattCTAAAttcgaaaggtcaagagttcgatctTTAATGAACTCCAAAATCAATTTAAGTTTTTGAGATGAATGAgtgattttaaaaatctcttattCATGGACCAAAGATTTAGTTCATTCTACAGATTGGCTCTCGTACtacccaaaaataaaacatatatgaCAATTCGTTCCTTCACAAAAGTAAACATCTTTTCAATCTCTAATCAATTGATCAAATAGACCATTTTCTTCCTCTATTAGTTTTTCTATAAATTCTTAACCGAAAAATCTTACGTGTATGATTATTACCAAAGTGTTAATATACCATTTGATAAGACATATTGTTTCCTCTACACTCATCAAAATACACGCGTTTCAAGACAAAGATGAAAGGGTGCATTTTAACTTATGAATATTAACCTACCTTTCACTCACAAAACTTTCTCACTTCCCTCGTCTCTTCTCGCTCACAATTACGAAAAACCCTAAGCAAAGCACACTTGAACCAGAGCATCACCACGAAGATAGAGACAATAATCCAATGACATGATGGAGAATTGATGGTGTTCACTTGGCAATGATGCTATAACATCCTATTATCCTAAGTCTTACCTCATGCCGTAAAAAAACGATAACAAAATGCGACAACAATGTTAAGATTCTTACAATATTATAGACGCTGCGGTGCAAGGAGACGCTAGTGACCATAAGTTTTGTTTTCATGTGATTAAATGTGTGCTCTGTGTGATTAAATTTGTGCTTTTGCATTATATTGTCTCGGTTTTTATTTCAGATGAATTTTGAGAACACTAGCACTAGAAATCAACacattttgtgatttgtaactattaattagtcattattaatatttttaatagtataatattatatttaatggtATAGAATTATACattcttttattgatgattaaatattaactagattttaatgaaaatgttggtcctaatattttcttttttgacaattagtttgttttaatttttgggataagatatattttattttttaaatttgttaaaaaatttatattttcatcaaatatatttttaacggttaattttttaaaaaa comes from the Arachis duranensis cultivar V14167 chromosome 7, aradu.V14167.gnm2.J7QH, whole genome shotgun sequence genome and includes:
- the LOC107459861 gene encoding protein kinase PINOID 2-like is translated as MNRVSRSISDLSDNLRCRNNCYALDHNQRPHRASHPASQAMKKLCAERGGQLRLGHFRLLRLLGRGDIGKVFLCEISKSLKPQPNCLYAMKVVDRKSLALKKKLKRAEMEEQVLSVVDHPFLPTLHAKFEAHQYTCFVMDYCPGGDLFTLQQNQPDLHFNVSTARFFAAEVLVALEYLHMMGIVYRDLKPENVLIQEDGHIMLTDFDLSLHLEVHPTLLKQVSNNRIIKKNKPMLCCSDSYGYEHIGTRSTRKKASIIGGDGHAQQIEISAEPNNGRSHSFVGTHEYLAPEVILGLGHGSAVDWWAFGVFLYELLYGDTPFKDATSHDKTMNNILRKRLSFPRSGTITHSGEDIAKAEDLIGKLLIKNPKKRMGYNSGSCEIKRHEFFQGINWALIRSVKPPLVFKNKSAGQQPHQIPFF
- the LOC107459766 gene encoding uncharacterized protein LOC107459766 — protein: MASCSLGAPNNKLLNLQFGGRRVGFLQGFGARSWISRKPVQHTALVMQQQSVKSLTESTAQSIEIQSITRSEDSSEDIHSSGVSSELVPKFHEVEFLLNTICDSSSVGEFELKLDGFHLRVVRGLSEKNKTVPPLTPASTSVNTITEAPKSNGLASNSALSLAISKPLPSPESIQRFLDKATDEGLVIIQSPKVGFFRRSRTIKGKRTPPACKENQKVEEGQVICFIEQLGGELPIESDVSGEIIKILRKDGEPVGYGDPVIAVLPSFPGIKIQ
- the LOC107459767 gene encoding uncharacterized protein LOC107459767, with translation MEMEMEDLNWKKKGTMSVMGSRYKTELCRRFMAGTCGLGSKCKYAHGLSELRGGCPKVCRMFSQYRNCSYGHTCRFLHSSSTITTSHFLHHAQPPEFRPMQTTSATNASSSILATDDDDDDVDEPPPCRVKCIFKDHELQRISRIYADWI
- the LOC107459765 gene encoding uncharacterized protein LOC107459765, which codes for MSCFHTLSTPRNLCSSLILNADEGARFSPPQANKNLNSGKLASSTPLFTHGTTLGIIGGLSVDATLTFLTKLVHLHGGHSIPFLLCSDPLLNKDLLSYERGHFVSATSKKSESLKLDSSSPIVQNLRNKRAFLEKSGARCIVMPCNISHCWYEQVSIGCSVPVLHMAECVAKELKEAKLKPLEAGSPLRIGVLATNPTLEAGFYQEKLQSEGFEVVLPDKATMEHTVIPATEALDRKDIEGACNLLRIALQVLLVRAVNSVILASEDMRALLPQDDPLLKRCIDPMDALARSTIKWVRSRSSGDNT